One window of Deltaproteobacteria bacterium genomic DNA carries:
- a CDS encoding 4Fe-4S binding protein: MKKKKVVLTFPPSSVEDPIIYHLISDHGLKVNILRAAIDPGKLGRMVVELTGEESRLSGGTAYLERQGIGIEPLAGEIRHLEDQCTSCTACVPVCPTGALDVNRETWMVSYDADRCVVCLSCVDVCPYRAIVSHF, from the coding sequence ATGAAGAAAAAAAAGGTGGTCCTCACCTTCCCCCCCAGCAGTGTGGAAGATCCCATAATCTACCATCTGATCAGCGATCACGGCCTGAAAGTCAATATTCTGCGGGCGGCCATCGATCCAGGCAAGCTGGGCCGGATGGTGGTGGAACTGACCGGGGAGGAAAGTCGGCTCTCGGGCGGGACCGCTTACCTGGAACGCCAAGGGATCGGGATTGAGCCGCTTGCCGGGGAGATCCGGCATCTGGAAGATCAATGCACCAGTTGCACCGCCTGTGTTCCGGTATGTCCCACCGGCGCGCTCGATGTCAACCGCGAGACATGGATGGTTTCTTATGATGCAGACAGGTGTGTGGTCTGCCTGTCGTGCGTGGATGTTTGTCCGTACAGGGCCATTGTGTCGCACTTCTGA
- a CDS encoding DUF2318 domain-containing protein codes for MSDKKKNRIQEKSAEKKALILKTGKNRRLWWALAGVVFVLLLGAGVLLATQNTEKEGRSDTFSGSQGSSTLVSYPVALFSDGKARHFRYEAGDAITVQYFILKSADGVIRAAFDACDVCWHAGKGYKQSGDAMVCLNCGQKFPSNRVNEVKGGCNPAPLERQIQGVNVVLRVEDILGGKKYFDFSKRG; via the coding sequence ATGTCGGATAAAAAAAAGAACCGAATCCAAGAAAAGAGCGCTGAAAAAAAGGCCTTGATCCTGAAGACAGGAAAGAACCGTCGGCTTTGGTGGGCGCTCGCAGGTGTTGTTTTCGTCCTATTGCTGGGAGCCGGTGTGCTGCTTGCCACCCAGAATACCGAAAAGGAGGGGAGGTCTGACACTTTTTCCGGTTCACAGGGGTCGTCGACCTTGGTCTCCTACCCGGTTGCGCTTTTTTCTGACGGGAAGGCCCGGCATTTTCGCTATGAAGCCGGGGATGCCATCACGGTTCAATACTTCATTCTTAAAAGCGCCGACGGTGTCATCCGGGCGGCCTTTGACGCCTGCGACGTCTGCTGGCATGCCGGAAAAGGGTATAAACAGTCAGGGGATGCCATGGTTTGTCTGAATTGCGGACAAAAATTTCCGTCCAACCGCGTGAACGAGGTCAAAGGGGGATGTAACCCGGCGCCGCTTGAGAGACAGATCCAGGGCGTGAATGTGGTGCTGCGGGTCGAGGACATCCTTGGCGGGAAAAAGTATTTTGATTTCTCAAAGAGGGGATAG
- a CDS encoding ABC transporter permease has product MNLRDIAFKNLLRRKAKALFVLAGLVIGVSTVVALVSFVGAMTHNINHKLEKYGANILVVPKTENLSLSYGGLSLGGVSFEMKEIKEEDLARVGSIKNAANVAGLGPMVFGVVNVSGHRVLLAGVDFEVTPILKPWWKIDGTLPGGSCVLLGADTAAVLNLKAGSTIEMKGKAFSVSGVLRATGSQDDQLIFVPLKTAQGILNMEGRVSMAEIAALCKDCPIEDMVSQISEVVPGAKVMAIQQVVKGRMEALAHFRKFSYGVSMVVVLVGSLVVLVTMMGSVRERTEEIGVFRAIGFRKRHVFKIVLLEAGFISAIAGIIGYIAGVLVAAGAIRFFSESGGASVHPSLGLAIGAFALAVLAGLVSSTYPAFMAARMDPNQALNAL; this is encoded by the coding sequence ATGAATCTGAGAGATATTGCATTCAAGAACCTCTTGCGGCGGAAGGCAAAGGCCCTGTTTGTCCTTGCCGGGCTTGTCATCGGGGTCTCGACCGTAGTTGCACTGGTTAGTTTCGTAGGCGCGATGACCCACAACATCAATCATAAGCTGGAGAAATACGGCGCTAATATCCTGGTTGTCCCGAAGACGGAGAACCTCTCACTCAGTTATGGCGGACTGTCATTAGGCGGCGTTTCCTTTGAAATGAAGGAGATCAAAGAGGAGGATCTGGCCAGGGTCGGCTCGATAAAGAATGCGGCCAATGTGGCGGGGCTGGGCCCGATGGTATTTGGGGTGGTTAATGTGTCCGGTCACAGGGTTCTGCTGGCCGGAGTCGACTTTGAGGTAACTCCCATTCTGAAACCGTGGTGGAAGATCGACGGGACCCTGCCGGGTGGATCGTGCGTTCTCTTGGGGGCGGACACGGCCGCGGTTTTAAACCTGAAAGCGGGGAGCACAATAGAGATGAAGGGGAAAGCCTTCTCTGTTTCGGGTGTCCTGAGAGCGACAGGATCTCAGGACGATCAGCTGATCTTTGTTCCCCTGAAGACCGCCCAGGGGATCTTGAACATGGAGGGCCGCGTGTCCATGGCCGAAATCGCGGCCCTTTGCAAGGATTGCCCGATTGAAGATATGGTGAGCCAGATATCAGAGGTGGTACCCGGGGCCAAGGTAATGGCTATTCAGCAGGTGGTAAAAGGCCGGATGGAGGCCCTGGCCCATTTCAGGAAATTCTCATATGGCGTTTCTATGGTGGTTGTGCTGGTGGGGAGCCTGGTGGTTCTCGTCACCATGATGGGAAGCGTAAGAGAGCGTACCGAGGAGATCGGGGTTTTCAGGGCCATAGGGTTTCGAAAGCGCCATGTCTTCAAAATCGTGCTCCTTGAGGCCGGGTTTATTTCTGCAATCGCCGGGATTATCGGGTATATCGCCGGGGTCCTGGTTGCGGCGGGCGCCATCCGCTTCTTTTCCGAAAGCGGGGGGGCATCGGTTCACCCAAGCTTGGGGCTTGCGATCGGGGCATTTGCGTTAGCGGTCCTCGCAGGACTTGTTTCCAGTACCTATCCGGCGTTCATGGCCGCACGCATGGATCCGAATCAGGCGCTGAACGCCCTTTAG
- a CDS encoding ABC transporter ATP-binding protein: MSYIKAEHLVKQYGVGDTSVMAVRDISFEVQAGEFVAIMGESGAGKSTLLSIMGAMNPPTSGGFFVDGIDVYGLGSERRTDFRREFIGFVFQSFHLIPYLTVAENVMLPLTTVKIGRKKKRALAEDALDQVGLSGKGGRLPSQISGGEKERVAVARAIVNGPPVLLADEPTGNLDSITSREVMRLLQRINQEGASILMVTHSSDCAGYAERVLRVSDGRLAATVE, translated from the coding sequence ATGAGCTACATAAAAGCAGAGCATCTTGTAAAACAATATGGTGTCGGCGACACATCCGTGATGGCCGTTCGCGATATCAGCTTTGAGGTCCAGGCCGGTGAATTTGTCGCCATCATGGGGGAGTCGGGGGCCGGGAAATCGACCCTTCTTTCAATTATGGGGGCCATGAACCCGCCGACTTCGGGAGGGTTTTTTGTCGATGGTATCGATGTCTACGGCCTCGGTTCCGAAAGAAGAACAGACTTTCGAAGGGAATTCATAGGCTTTGTGTTTCAAAGCTTTCATTTGATCCCTTACTTGACGGTTGCGGAAAACGTCATGCTTCCGCTGACCACGGTCAAGATTGGCAGGAAAAAGAAACGTGCGCTCGCAGAGGATGCCCTGGATCAGGTGGGTCTTTCAGGAAAAGGAGGGCGTCTTCCCAGCCAGATATCCGGAGGTGAAAAGGAACGCGTCGCCGTGGCCCGGGCCATCGTGAACGGTCCGCCGGTCCTGTTGGCAGATGAGCCCACTGGCAATCTTGACTCCATAACATCCCGCGAGGTGATGCGCCTTCTTCAAAGAATCAACCAAGAGGGGGCGAGCATTCTCATGGTCACCCACAGTTCCGATTGTGCCGGTTATGCGGAAAGGGTGTTGAGGGTCTCGGACGGTCGCCTGGCGGCAACGGTTGAGTAA